One genomic window of Arthrobacter caoxuetaonis includes the following:
- the smpB gene encoding SsrA-binding protein SmpB, with protein sequence MPKESGRKVVATNRKARHNYEVLDTYEAGMVLMGTEVKSLREGRASLVDGFATFYNDELWLEGVYIPEYLNGSWTNHSARRRRKLLLHREQLDKIAQKTRESGFTIVPLQLYFLDGRAKVEIAVARGKRDYDKRQTLREKQDNREALREMRSKNRGA encoded by the coding sequence GTGCCCAAAGAAAGTGGCCGTAAAGTGGTGGCCACCAACCGCAAGGCCCGGCACAACTACGAAGTCCTCGACACCTATGAAGCAGGCATGGTGCTGATGGGAACCGAGGTGAAGTCCCTCCGGGAGGGGCGGGCCTCCCTGGTCGACGGATTCGCCACGTTCTACAACGACGAGTTGTGGCTGGAAGGGGTCTACATTCCGGAGTACCTGAACGGAAGCTGGACCAACCACTCGGCACGGCGCCGCCGCAAGCTGCTGCTGCACCGCGAGCAGCTCGACAAGATTGCGCAGAAGACCCGGGAATCGGGGTTCACGATCGTTCCGCTCCAGCTGTACTTCCTGGACGGCCGCGCCAAGGTGGAAATCGCCGTTGCCCGCGGCAAGCGGGACTATGACAAGCGCCAGACGCTGCGTGAAAAGCAGGACAACCGCGAGGCACTGCGCGAAATGCGTTCCAAGAACCGCGGAGCCTGA
- a CDS encoding M23 family metallopeptidase: MTRRRERQGTVAAAAAASAGAAKRAAAAGAAVLLSLALALGAVNAPAAADELSDRKAALEAEQQKVQEQYEYLDQDIAKTVAQLNIYQNQELPAAQAVLTEAEGRVSTASAKVGALTDRVALAQESRNTIAAQIEEDRQALDETQKVIGQIASQAYKSGGVPSSLTLLLGAEGAESLTDSMGMAGQALRGQNAAVERLTQQAATNVNSEARLAAVEEEISSLKAQAQEALESEQAARDEAAEEKSKVDSLIASAESLNNELEAKKPVIQAKLASIQSEQAAVQAEIAERQRILLEEARRAEEARIAEANRRAAEEAAQNNQPPPPPQTVQPTNPSAFGLRYPVSAPLSSGFGWRATPVGTIDFNGSGGYLHSGLDFGARCGTPIYAAAAGEVWRSDTGGGEMIGTGNRIVLNHGVIGTSALATNYYHLSSRLVNAGQWVNAGQLIGYVGQTGNSSGCHLHFETMLNGQLVNPMGLL, from the coding sequence ATGACTAGGCGCCGGGAGCGGCAGGGCACCGTTGCCGCCGCAGCCGCCGCCTCGGCGGGCGCTGCCAAACGTGCCGCCGCTGCAGGAGCAGCGGTGCTGCTTTCCCTTGCCCTCGCCCTCGGTGCGGTCAACGCGCCGGCTGCCGCAGATGAACTCAGTGACCGCAAAGCCGCACTTGAAGCTGAGCAGCAAAAGGTCCAGGAACAGTACGAGTACCTTGACCAGGACATTGCCAAGACGGTGGCGCAGCTGAACATCTACCAGAACCAGGAACTGCCCGCAGCGCAGGCCGTCCTGACGGAGGCGGAGGGCCGGGTCAGCACGGCCTCAGCGAAGGTTGGCGCGCTCACGGACCGCGTGGCCCTGGCGCAGGAGAGCCGCAACACGATTGCCGCCCAGATCGAAGAGGACCGGCAGGCCCTCGATGAAACGCAGAAGGTCATCGGGCAGATCGCCAGCCAGGCCTACAAGAGCGGGGGAGTGCCCTCCAGTCTCACGCTTCTTTTGGGTGCCGAGGGAGCGGAGAGCCTGACTGATTCGATGGGCATGGCCGGCCAGGCCCTGCGCGGCCAGAACGCCGCCGTCGAGCGCCTCACCCAGCAAGCTGCCACCAATGTGAACTCGGAGGCCCGCCTCGCAGCCGTGGAGGAGGAGATTTCCTCGCTCAAGGCGCAGGCACAGGAAGCACTGGAGTCCGAGCAGGCGGCCCGCGACGAGGCCGCTGAAGAGAAGTCCAAGGTGGACAGCCTCATTGCCAGCGCCGAGTCGCTGAACAATGAACTGGAGGCGAAGAAACCGGTCATCCAGGCCAAGCTGGCTTCGATCCAGTCCGAGCAGGCAGCCGTCCAGGCGGAGATCGCCGAACGGCAGCGGATCCTGCTCGAAGAAGCACGGCGCGCCGAGGAAGCCCGGATCGCCGAGGCCAACCGCCGCGCTGCTGAAGAAGCGGCTCAAAACAACCAGCCCCCGCCACCTCCGCAGACAGTGCAGCCCACCAACCCGTCCGCATTCGGACTGCGTTACCCTGTCAGCGCTCCGCTGAGTTCGGGCTTTGGCTGGCGCGCGACGCCGGTCGGCACCATCGATTTCAACGGCAGCGGCGGGTATCTGCACTCCGGGCTCGACTTCGGGGCCCGCTGTGGCACCCCGATCTACGCTGCGGCTGCCGGAGAGGTCTGGCGTTCGGACACCGGCGGCGGGGAAATGATCGGCACAGGAAACCGGATCGTACTCAACCACGGGGTCATCGGCACCAGTGCCCTGGCCACGAACTACTACCACCTGAGCAGCCGGCTGGTGAACGCCGGACAGTGGGTGAACGCCGGACAGCTGATCGGTTACGTCGGACAGACCGGTAATTCCTCGGGATGCCACCTGCACTTCGAGACCATGCTCAACGGCCAGCTGGTTAACCCGATGGGTTTGCTGTAG
- the ftsX gene encoding permease-like cell division protein FtsX: MRMAFVLGEIGSGIRRNLSMVVSVILVTFVSLTFVGAAGLLQLQINQMKGYWYDRVQVAVFLCVGNDVSPSCASGAVTDQQRSAIEAKLNSPEFKQYIDTVQFEDQETALGHFREQFANSPIVDSVTADQLPETFRVSLVDPEKYEVINEAFSSMPGVESVSDQRELLEKVFSFMNIASLVALLIAVLMLVCAILLIATTIRLSAFSRRRETGIMRLVGASKAVIQLPFVLEGVIAALIGAVLASGTLWAVAHFFIGMLARQYPATAFISAREVLMLSPALLILGALLAGVSSLLTLRRYIKV, encoded by the coding sequence ATGAGGATGGCTTTTGTCCTGGGTGAAATTGGATCCGGAATCCGGCGCAACCTGTCGATGGTTGTCTCGGTCATCCTGGTGACGTTCGTGTCACTGACCTTCGTCGGCGCTGCCGGCCTGCTCCAGCTGCAGATCAACCAGATGAAGGGTTACTGGTACGACCGGGTGCAGGTTGCGGTGTTCCTGTGCGTGGGCAACGACGTCTCGCCGTCATGTGCCTCAGGCGCGGTGACAGACCAGCAGCGCAGTGCGATCGAAGCCAAGCTGAATTCGCCCGAGTTCAAGCAATATATCGACACGGTCCAGTTCGAAGACCAGGAAACTGCCTTGGGCCACTTCCGTGAGCAGTTCGCAAACTCTCCGATCGTTGACAGCGTGACGGCCGACCAGCTGCCGGAGACTTTCCGCGTTTCCCTCGTCGACCCGGAGAAGTACGAGGTCATCAACGAGGCGTTCTCCTCCATGCCCGGCGTCGAGTCCGTCAGCGACCAGCGGGAACTGCTGGAAAAGGTGTTCTCCTTCATGAACATTGCTTCCCTGGTGGCGCTGCTCATCGCTGTGCTGATGCTGGTCTGCGCCATCCTCCTCATCGCCACGACCATCCGGCTTTCTGCGTTCAGCAGGCGCCGTGAAACGGGGATCATGCGGCTGGTGGGGGCCTCGAAGGCGGTGATCCAGCTGCCGTTTGTGCTGGAGGGCGTGATTGCGGCGCTCATCGGGGCCGTCCTTGCGTCGGGAACCCTGTGGGCCGTGGCGCACTTCTTCATCGGCATGCTGGCCCGCCAGTATCCCGCAACCGCCTTCATTTCCGCACGGGAAGTGCTCATGCTTAGTCCGGCCCTGTTGATTCTTGGTGCTTTGCTCGCGGGTGTTTCCTCGCTGCTGACGCTCAGACGGTACATCAAGGTTTAG
- the ftsE gene encoding cell division ATP-binding protein FtsE, giving the protein MITFDNVTKVYDRNSRPALNSVSFDVDRGEFVFLVGASGSGKSTLIRLVMKEEHATRGTVYVAGSNVAKIPSWRVPRLRRGIGVVFQDFRLLPNKTVFANVAFAMQVIGRSRAVIRETVPEVLKTVGLEGKDNRMPHELSGGEQQRVAIARAIVNKPGILLADEPTGNLDPTTSLGIMKVLDRINQNGTTVVMATHDHDIVNAMRKRVIELRHGKVIRDERGGIYLATAMQPIVPASGEPDAAAGPAGKEDRTPAQAGGLSGSEAPE; this is encoded by the coding sequence ATGATCACATTCGACAACGTCACCAAGGTCTATGACCGCAACTCCAGGCCGGCGTTGAACTCGGTCAGCTTTGACGTGGACCGCGGTGAGTTCGTCTTCCTGGTGGGAGCATCCGGTTCAGGCAAATCCACGCTGATCCGCCTTGTGATGAAGGAAGAGCACGCCACCCGCGGCACGGTGTACGTCGCAGGTTCCAACGTCGCGAAGATTCCCAGCTGGCGCGTTCCGCGCCTGCGCCGCGGCATCGGCGTCGTGTTCCAGGACTTCCGCCTGCTGCCCAACAAAACTGTCTTCGCCAACGTCGCGTTCGCCATGCAGGTCATCGGCCGCAGCCGCGCCGTGATCCGCGAGACCGTTCCCGAGGTCCTCAAGACGGTGGGCCTGGAAGGCAAGGACAACCGGATGCCGCATGAGCTCTCCGGCGGCGAGCAGCAGCGCGTGGCCATTGCCCGGGCGATCGTGAACAAACCGGGCATCCTTCTTGCCGACGAACCGACCGGCAACCTCGACCCCACCACCTCGCTGGGCATCATGAAGGTCCTGGACCGGATTAACCAGAACGGAACCACGGTGGTCATGGCCACCCACGACCACGACATCGTCAATGCCATGCGCAAGCGCGTGATCGAACTGCGCCACGGCAAGGTCATCCGCGATGAGCGGGGGGGAATCTACCTGGCGACGGCGATGCAGCCCATCGTTCCTGCGTCGGGCGAGCCCGACGCCGCCGCCGGCCCGGCCGGGAAAGAAGATCGCACCCCCGCCCAAGCCGGCGGTCTCTCCGGTTCGGAGGCCCCCGAATGA